The DNA region TGCGAACTCCTTCCATCCGCAACTCCCGTCACCTATTCTGAAGATAACATTTCTAACACCCAACCTTTTCAGTTTATCCTCCGCATTCTCCGACAACGATGGAAACCGTTCTACCGTGACTACCCGTCCCTTATCACCTACCAGTTCGGAAGCAAGGGCGGTTAACCAACCGCTCCCCGTACCTATCTCCAGAACGTTCTGACCGTTCTCCAGGTCCGCCAATCTCAACATCAATCCCACAATGCTCGGTGCGGATATGGTTTGTCCCAACCCTATGGGTAAAGGGTAATCCGCATAACTGTGTTCCTTATAACCTTCCGGGACGAACAGTTCCCTCGGAAACCTGCGCATAGCTTTCGCTATTCTGTTGTCTATATACCCCTTATCCAACAATTCTCTTATCAGCCGCTCCTGTTTGGTTGGCATGACAAAAAATCAACAATCAATCTTTTAAAACGCTTTCATCGTTAACGATAGATGACTGACCGCTCTACAGGAAACCAAAGATTTATAAACAAAAATATACATAATAAATTCCCCAAATAAAGACATGAAATTTTATAGAATATAACAAAACAGAGGGGTTGATATGGTTTTTGAGGAATTGAGTGGTAAGGGTAGCGGTGTAGATGTGC from Candidatus Micrarchaeota archaeon includes:
- a CDS encoding protein-L-isoaspartate(D-aspartate) O-methyltransferase — protein: MPTKQERLIRELLDKGYIDNRIAKAMRRFPRELFVPEGYKEHSYADYPLPIGLGQTISAPSIVGLMLRLADLENGQNVLEIGTGSGWLTALASELVGDKGRVVTVERFPSLSENAEDKLKRLGVRNVIFRIGDGSCGWKEFAPYDRIIVTAGLPRLPDEMKEQLTEEGIIVAPIGAKYMQDLVVYRRKGNRIDYALPVMFVPVIGRCGFKEL